A stretch of Bacillus pseudomycoides DNA encodes these proteins:
- a CDS encoding helix-turn-helix domain-containing protein, with the protein MRIGQKIRFFRKKKGMTLEVLSEAICSVSYLSKTETGKIEASPEILALLGKRLGINLIPEESLVSLNNFREELYKWYECIITKNEKAHTMYTLLRKEIQQVEAPDLLSSFYLFELRYLLSCGNITESENKLEKLKDIREIFTKEQEYYYNKFNGLFYYLNRAFKEALNHINIAEGLLKDCIVEEYERADLYYLKGLATHQLYQITASNNYIEQALNFYNKNYNLTRSAECLILLSINYRRISDIKNAEHHLLKALNISRATSNNTLEGLVCHTLGKLSYQRENYLESITMHKRALEKFTDGDDLLRCTYCIALCHYMLEEFNEFYKWKLKGIRTAEKEGNYEQLLHFQLLNAREYCTEEEFEVLLSEKAIPFFLNKEDWKHTAQFCEELADFYSEKHKYKLAAYYYKIAYESFKNITLIYN; encoded by the coding sequence TTGCGAATCGGACAAAAAATTAGATTTTTCAGAAAGAAAAAAGGTATGACATTGGAGGTTTTATCAGAAGCAATTTGCTCTGTATCCTACTTAAGTAAGACTGAAACTGGAAAGATTGAAGCAAGTCCTGAAATTCTAGCCCTACTTGGTAAAAGGTTGGGGATAAACCTTATTCCTGAAGAATCTCTAGTAAGTTTGAACAACTTTCGAGAAGAATTATATAAATGGTATGAGTGTATAATTACGAAGAATGAGAAAGCACATACAATGTATACTCTTTTAAGAAAAGAAATACAGCAAGTAGAAGCTCCTGATTTATTAAGTTCTTTTTATTTGTTTGAGTTAAGATATCTTTTAAGTTGTGGAAATATAACGGAGTCTGAGAACAAATTAGAGAAGTTGAAGGATATAAGGGAGATTTTTACCAAAGAACAAGAATATTATTACAATAAATTTAATGGACTCTTCTATTACCTAAATAGGGCTTTTAAGGAAGCTTTAAACCACATCAATATTGCAGAAGGACTACTAAAAGATTGTATAGTGGAAGAATATGAACGGGCAGACCTATATTACCTTAAAGGATTGGCCACTCATCAGCTGTACCAAATTACAGCATCTAACAATTACATTGAACAAGCTTTAAATTTCTATAATAAGAACTATAATTTAACAAGAAGCGCTGAATGCCTAATCCTTCTCTCTATAAATTATAGGAGAATAAGCGATATAAAAAATGCAGAACATCATTTATTAAAAGCATTAAATATATCTAGAGCAACTAGTAACAATACATTAGAAGGCCTTGTTTGTCATACTTTGGGTAAGTTAAGTTATCAAAGAGAAAATTATTTAGAAAGTATTACGATGCATAAACGTGCATTAGAAAAATTTACTGATGGTGATGACTTATTAAGATGTACTTACTGCATTGCCCTATGTCATTATATGTTAGAAGAATTTAATGAGTTTTATAAATGGAAACTTAAAGGAATAAGAACCGCAGAAAAGGAAGGGAATTATGAACAATTGCTTCATTTTCAACTTCTAAATGCACGCGAATATTGTACTGAAGAAGAGTTTGAAGTTCTTTTAAGTGAAAAAGCCATTCCATTCTTCTTAAATAAAGAGGACTGGAAACATACAGCACAGTTTTGTGAGGAGTTAGCTGACTTCTACTCAGAAAAGCATAAATACAAACTGGCAGCTTATTATTACAAAATCGCTTATGAGTCCTTTAAAAATATTACACTGATTTATAACTAA
- a CDS encoding condensation domain-containing protein — translation MNLKLPLIKKITERQLDHYNVLEESVFPNDSTVVRDIELSYKELYFQLDENLNSRIRKISNNSKINKYTFLLTTFYILLSKYKDINTVAIGTNPSEIDDS, via the coding sequence ATGAATTTAAAGCTCCCTTTGATCAAGAAAATAACAGAGCGACAGCTAGATCATTACAACGTGTTGGAGGAATCAGTTTTTCCAAATGACTCTACAGTAGTGAGGGATATAGAGCTTTCCTATAAAGAACTTTATTTTCAATTAGATGAAAATTTGAATTCACGTATCAGGAAAATTAGCAACAATTCTAAAATAAATAAGTATACTTTTCTCTTGACAACATTTTACATACTACTTTCTAAGTATAAGGATATAAATACAGTTGCTATAGGAACAAACCCATCAGAAATTGATGATTCTTGA
- a CDS encoding amino acid adenylation domain-containing protein: MFIYGEIDNVLSLENLNPLLIFSYTDNMSDTVIKIRYKEEVYRENTISIIYQRFVKVLEQVLDNPSINIGKISLFLKNEKESLLSLNITSEIGLNKKQTLMKTFEEQVHKNPDKTALIYNGKKLTYNDLDQKANQVAHMLMKQGVKNNTLVGIISDRSIEMIIGLFGILKAGGGYVPLSPNFPKERLQFILQDSNVNILLIDKESNLNIEFSGKVFCLEDDYNEDTSSPKVDSNIEDIMYVMYTSGTTGAPKGVVVRQENVLNTLYSLHVDYPLQLNDAYLLKTAFIFDVSVTELFGWFFECGHLAILPPNAEKEPESIISAIKNYNVTHLNFSPSMLHSFLNVLSDEQINILNQIKYLFVAGESFSRDLANKCNSLLRDVNILNMYGPTEATIYASQHKLREDNDVVPIGFPLHNTSMFVLNKQKGIQPIGIPGEIYISGQGITNGYLNREELTSEKFIPDSINGRGIMYQSGDIGRYLPNGEIEFLGRTDEQVKIRGYRIELEEIESILLKHTLVKEAVVVPIEDEGLGKYLCAYITFKKEHEEILEQDFKNYLCSYLPDYMVPSRIIFLTELPINLSGKVDKKLLPKPVYKSKVKDNGTKLEQKIQKLISRNLEIAEIDFNENIFNLGVHSLMSIQLIHEINNQFNISLSVSNLYAHPTVRSLAGLINSKLNTSYEWNLTVLEDKLKSKFGQSISIQKYSVSNKEIIVLFKNVDKNLVIQYLNKLNCPYSLYPHYMLDVKKFSDIPINSEELFINSSFTQIDDNLENRIVKNLDEQNKILVEKIKQGGERDVYQAGFLQHAYLDRDYRSTLSMELNIENQLSLDIVNECLINVINDHDLLRSVLEVNVENGYDFHEFNKISKQNLPYVDLSECSKISVDDFKRNLNTTIIKKMKEQNL; this comes from the coding sequence ATGTTTATCTATGGGGAAATTGACAACGTTTTATCTTTAGAGAACCTTAATCCTTTACTTATCTTTTCTTACACCGACAATATGTCAGATACCGTTATCAAAATTAGATACAAAGAAGAAGTTTATAGGGAGAATACTATAAGTATTATTTATCAACGATTTGTTAAAGTTTTAGAACAAGTATTAGATAATCCCTCCATTAACATTGGTAAAATAAGCCTATTTTTGAAAAATGAAAAAGAATCTTTACTTTCTTTAAATATCACCTCGGAAATTGGTTTAAATAAAAAACAAACTTTAATGAAAACATTTGAGGAACAGGTCCATAAGAACCCCGATAAGACTGCTCTAATCTACAATGGTAAAAAATTAACTTATAATGATCTAGATCAGAAAGCAAATCAAGTCGCACACATGCTGATGAAACAAGGGGTGAAAAATAATACTCTTGTAGGTATTATTTCTGATAGATCCATAGAGATGATCATAGGATTATTTGGAATTCTCAAAGCTGGTGGAGGATATGTGCCACTTTCTCCTAATTTTCCTAAAGAGAGACTTCAATTTATTTTGCAGGATAGTAACGTTAATATCCTACTTATTGATAAGGAATCTAATTTAAATATAGAATTTTCAGGAAAAGTTTTTTGCTTAGAAGATGACTATAATGAGGATACATCCAGCCCTAAAGTAGATAGTAATATTGAGGATATAATGTATGTAATGTATACATCTGGTACAACGGGGGCGCCTAAAGGTGTAGTGGTTAGACAAGAGAATGTGCTCAATACCTTATATTCACTTCATGTAGACTATCCTTTACAGTTAAATGATGCATATCTTCTGAAAACGGCTTTTATATTTGATGTATCCGTTACTGAATTATTTGGATGGTTCTTCGAATGTGGTCATTTAGCTATATTACCACCTAATGCAGAAAAAGAACCAGAAAGCATTATCTCAGCAATTAAAAATTATAATGTTACTCATTTGAATTTTTCTCCATCAATGCTACATTCCTTTTTGAATGTGTTAAGTGATGAACAAATAAATATTTTAAATCAGATAAAATATTTATTTGTTGCTGGAGAATCATTCTCGAGGGATCTGGCAAATAAATGTAATAGCTTATTAAGGGATGTAAATATATTGAACATGTATGGGCCAACAGAAGCTACTATTTATGCTTCACAACATAAGCTTCGAGAAGATAATGATGTCGTTCCAATCGGCTTTCCTCTTCATAATACGAGCATGTTTGTGCTAAATAAACAGAAGGGAATTCAACCGATAGGAATACCAGGAGAGATTTATATAAGTGGCCAGGGAATTACAAATGGATATTTAAATAGAGAGGAACTGACATCAGAAAAGTTTATTCCGGACTCTATAAATGGTAGGGGCATCATGTATCAATCAGGGGATATAGGAAGATATCTTCCTAATGGGGAAATTGAATTTTTAGGAAGAACGGATGAACAAGTTAAGATTAGAGGATACCGTATTGAGTTGGAGGAAATAGAAAGTATTTTATTAAAACATACACTAGTAAAAGAAGCCGTAGTAGTACCTATAGAGGATGAGGGTCTAGGGAAATACTTGTGTGCCTATATCACATTTAAGAAGGAACATGAGGAGATATTGGAACAAGACTTTAAAAATTACCTATGTTCTTATTTACCAGATTATATGGTACCAAGTCGTATAATTTTCCTAACTGAACTCCCTATCAATTTAAGTGGTAAGGTTGACAAGAAATTACTTCCAAAGCCTGTCTATAAGTCAAAAGTTAAAGATAATGGAACTAAGTTAGAGCAAAAGATTCAAAAGTTAATTTCTAGGAATCTAGAAATCGCTGAAATTGACTTTAATGAAAACATTTTTAATTTAGGAGTCCATTCACTAATGAGTATACAACTCATTCATGAAATAAATAATCAATTTAATATTTCTCTCTCAGTATCCAATTTATATGCCCATCCTACGGTAAGGTCCCTAGCAGGATTAATTAACAGTAAACTTAACACTTCATACGAATGGAACCTGACTGTTCTGGAAGATAAATTGAAATCTAAATTTGGACAATCAATATCTATACAAAAATATTCTGTCAGCAATAAAGAGATTATTGTGTTATTTAAAAATGTAGATAAGAATTTAGTAATTCAATACTTAAATAAGTTAAATTGTCCATATTCACTATATCCACATTATATGCTAGACGTAAAGAAATTCAGTGATATACCTATTAATAGTGAAGAATTGTTTATAAATTCATCTTTTACTCAAATTGATGATAACTTAGAAAATAGAATAGTCAAAAATTTGGATGAGCAGAATAAAATACTTGTTGAAAAAATTAAACAAGGCGGGGAAAGAGATGTTTATCAAGCAGGATTTTTGCAGCACGCATATTTAGATCGAGACTATAGGTCAACTTTATCAATGGAATTAAACATTGAAAATCAACTTAGTCTTGATATAGTAAATGAATGTCTAATCAATGTTATAAATGATCATGATTTACTACGAAGTGTACTAGAGGTTAATGTAGAAAATGGATATGATTTTCATGAATTTAATAAAATAAGTAAGCAAAATTTACCATACGTTGATTTATCGGAATGTTCTAAAATATCGGTCGATGATTTCAAGAGGAATCTTAATACAACTATAATTAAAAAGATGAAGGAACAAAACCTTTAA
- a CDS encoding MFS transporter: protein MGFINQYRGLGKSVYTLFLVNFINYTGNFVYPFLVLILGSVSDLNSKTTGTIMMAVSIAFVPGSMLGGKLADTIGRKKILILSMSLKALIFILCALYIDYIYFLIILLVLASFIGGLSGPSFGAIVADLTNKEDRKVAFSLLYLGVNLGMGISPMLAGFFYKYSITALFVGDAVTLLLAVYLIYKNVPETFQRINDKKFKVQKENSKKEGLVRILLKTPVLLGFLPVLLAYYFIYSQHSFSLPLQMDKYFFEQGPSIFGIIMAVNAVVVIVLTSFVTLLTKKLTDITIIALSGILLGGGFGLVGIATTVPSLIISTIIWTIGEIMFATNSGAFVANVTPSQYRGRINSIVSITRSAGLAIGPWAMGYYIDFFNLHSVWGALLVVGIAYCIGAYALNFIIKREKTTVLKRHA from the coding sequence ATGGGATTTATTAATCAATATAGAGGACTTGGTAAAAGTGTGTACACACTTTTCCTAGTAAATTTCATTAACTATACGGGGAATTTTGTTTATCCCTTTCTAGTGCTTATTTTAGGTTCAGTATCTGATTTGAACTCCAAAACTACAGGAACTATAATGATGGCCGTTTCCATTGCCTTTGTCCCTGGGTCTATGTTGGGAGGAAAATTAGCTGACACGATAGGAAGAAAGAAAATTCTTATACTTTCTATGTCTTTAAAAGCATTAATTTTCATTCTGTGCGCGTTATATATTGATTATATATATTTTCTGATCATATTATTGGTGTTGGCGAGCTTTATAGGTGGTTTGTCAGGACCTTCTTTTGGAGCTATTGTTGCAGATTTGACAAATAAAGAAGACCGAAAAGTCGCTTTTTCTTTATTATATTTAGGCGTAAATTTAGGTATGGGAATTAGTCCTATGTTAGCAGGATTTTTCTATAAATACTCTATTACCGCTCTTTTTGTAGGTGATGCCGTGACACTTTTACTAGCAGTATATCTTATCTATAAAAATGTACCTGAGACTTTTCAGAGGATAAATGATAAAAAATTCAAAGTTCAGAAAGAAAATAGTAAAAAGGAAGGATTAGTAAGAATATTGCTAAAGACTCCCGTTTTATTAGGATTTTTACCTGTCTTACTTGCATATTACTTTATTTATTCCCAACATTCCTTTAGCTTACCTCTTCAGATGGATAAATACTTCTTTGAACAGGGACCTTCTATATTTGGAATAATAATGGCAGTTAATGCGGTTGTTGTAATTGTTCTAACTAGCTTTGTAACACTATTAACTAAGAAACTTACGGATATTACTATCATTGCATTATCAGGGATTTTATTGGGAGGAGGATTTGGACTGGTTGGAATAGCCACAACAGTTCCATCTTTAATCATTTCAACCATAATCTGGACTATTGGTGAAATAATGTTCGCGACCAATTCTGGTGCGTTTGTTGCTAATGTGACGCCTTCCCAATATAGAGGAAGAATTAATTCAATAGTTTCTATTACGAGAAGTGCTGGTTTAGCAATAGGTCCTTGGGCAATGGGGTATTATATAGATTTCTTTAACCTCCATTCGGTATGGGGAGCTTTATTAGTAGTGGGAATAGCTTACTGTATTGGTGCATATGCACTTAACTTTATAATTAAAAGAGAAAAAACTACGGTGTTAAAGAGGCATGCTTAA
- a CDS encoding radical SAM protein: MIDSLKVAERNLSWYEEGTNAIKPCVYKEYISHLYNLEEIGIKEHPFIEELCNAMSFTPFSTEKALYAKERIKYGAQKARMEIDISDICNFKCPGCTFQFSQQDKQLSYEKLEGFIAELQRKGVEAITLAGGGEPTIYNNSGMRLPDVTEKFKEAGIEIFLITNAFALSDEDIKRILTSVSGIRISIYNFIAPGEPENKNQIVYENIHKILQIKKELNVSTHVLIGTLISWNSKKDFEFSIGLAKKFNTIVTPRPYISIQRNAKEMLSLTEVHKILDRVLKNYLIIKSEINPHQPIAMREYLERVLAFTLPLEKRCTVTELGLCGKLRANGDLYRCGQLSAKSNIIEKRKDKNIFFSNIYEGAEAALEQHLQGKKGLTNYNMCPVCRESLNNIRLNRFDKVPKVIQSEILDKVLPAYEHNKNLSKFW; this comes from the coding sequence ATGATTGATTCACTGAAAGTGGCAGAAAGAAATTTATCGTGGTATGAAGAGGGAACTAATGCTATTAAACCTTGTGTTTATAAAGAATATATATCTCACCTTTATAATTTGGAGGAAATAGGAATTAAGGAACACCCCTTCATTGAAGAGTTATGCAATGCAATGAGCTTTACACCATTTTCTACAGAAAAAGCCCTTTATGCTAAGGAAAGAATAAAATACGGAGCACAAAAGGCTAGAATGGAAATAGACATATCTGATATTTGTAATTTTAAATGTCCTGGATGTACATTTCAATTTAGTCAACAAGATAAACAATTAAGTTATGAAAAGCTAGAAGGGTTTATTGCAGAACTTCAAAGGAAAGGAGTTGAGGCAATAACCTTAGCTGGAGGAGGGGAACCCACTATTTATAATAACAGTGGGATGAGATTGCCTGATGTTACAGAAAAGTTTAAAGAAGCTGGAATAGAAATATTTCTTATTACAAATGCTTTTGCTTTATCCGATGAGGATATTAAAAGAATTTTAACATCAGTAAGCGGCATTCGAATATCTATATACAACTTTATTGCTCCTGGGGAACCAGAAAATAAAAATCAAATAGTATACGAAAACATACATAAAATACTACAAATAAAGAAAGAGCTTAATGTATCTACTCATGTTCTAATTGGGACCCTTATATCTTGGAATAGCAAGAAAGATTTTGAATTTTCTATCGGATTGGCTAAAAAATTCAATACAATCGTAACGCCTAGGCCATATATTTCTATTCAACGCAACGCTAAGGAAATGTTATCCCTTACTGAGGTACATAAAATCCTGGATAGGGTTTTAAAGAATTATCTGATAATTAAGAGTGAAATAAATCCTCACCAACCAATTGCCATGAGGGAATATTTAGAAAGAGTTTTAGCATTTACTTTACCACTTGAGAAAAGATGCACGGTTACTGAATTAGGTTTATGCGGAAAGTTGAGAGCTAACGGTGATTTATATCGTTGTGGCCAACTCTCTGCTAAATCAAATATCATCGAAAAGAGAAAAGATAAAAATATCTTTTTTAGTAATATCTATGAAGGAGCAGAAGCTGCTTTAGAACAACACTTACAAGGTAAGAAAGGTTTAACTAATTATAACATGTGTCCGGTATGTAGAGAATCTCTAAATAACATTAGGCTTAACAGGTTTGATAAAGTTCCTAAAGTTATTCAATCGGAAATTCTAGATAAGGTATTGCCGGCCTATGAGCATAACAAAAACTTATCAAAATTTTGGTAA
- a CDS encoding Gfo/Idh/MocA family protein produces MKKTYNVGIIGLGFFGRLHLDSLYKNKDVNIVGVCDLSIEKWNEIKNHYKDINFYTAVDELLGQDNIDVVHITTDEETHYEIAAKALSYGKHIFMEKPLVTDLTQANILYKKAKEKNLSIGVGHLLRFESRHKDLKKAIKGGTLGSIECITLRRNFKKGMIDHYGRVNAFITALVHDIDLVQFFSESKIIKGNGVQLLPKLKSYQFNSAVLETENSIVCSLENIWLLPDEYPYDMEFEVVIYGTQGTARTRINPDVEYFTKDTKYSELLINDALDKELKHFIEHVLYDVGELQPTLEEAIHNVEIALHLVEQSKHNKLVDVQTGYSYV; encoded by the coding sequence ATGAAAAAAACATATAATGTAGGAATTATTGGATTAGGTTTCTTTGGTAGATTGCATCTTGATTCATTATATAAAAATAAAGATGTCAACATTGTTGGTGTTTGTGATTTGTCTATAGAGAAGTGGAATGAGATTAAAAATCATTACAAGGATATTAATTTTTACACTGCCGTCGATGAATTACTGGGACAAGACAATATTGATGTGGTACACATTACAACGGATGAAGAAACCCATTATGAAATCGCTGCCAAAGCTCTATCCTACGGAAAGCACATTTTTATGGAAAAGCCACTTGTTACCGATTTAACCCAAGCAAACATTTTGTATAAAAAGGCAAAGGAGAAAAATTTATCTATTGGAGTAGGCCATCTTCTTCGTTTTGAATCGAGACATAAAGATTTAAAAAAAGCCATTAAGGGCGGTACGCTGGGTTCTATAGAATGTATTACATTACGTAGAAATTTTAAGAAGGGCATGATTGATCATTATGGTAGGGTAAATGCCTTTATTACAGCACTAGTACACGATATTGATCTCGTTCAATTTTTTAGTGAGTCAAAAATTATAAAGGGAAATGGTGTCCAACTGCTTCCTAAACTAAAATCTTATCAGTTTAATTCTGCAGTCTTAGAAACAGAAAATTCTATTGTGTGTTCTTTAGAGAATATATGGTTATTACCAGATGAGTATCCATATGATATGGAGTTTGAAGTGGTCATTTATGGAACTCAAGGCACAGCGAGAACAAGGATAAATCCAGATGTAGAATATTTTACAAAAGATACTAAGTATAGTGAGCTTTTGATAAATGACGCCTTGGATAAGGAACTTAAACATTTTATTGAGCATGTATTGTACGATGTAGGAGAATTGCAACCAACTTTGGAAGAAGCAATTCACAATGTCGAAATTGCTCTCCACTTGGTAGAGCAATCAAAACATAATAAATTGGTTGATGTACAAACGGGGTATAGCTATGTCTAA
- a CDS encoding M20 family metallopeptidase: protein MSNIINKGEAINLLKKLISIPSQVGQENENGMIEFVSSFLHELGLKYSIHYTSIDKLHERPNLICKVDFDEEGPCIILNGHTDTKPAYQIQSSNKNWSFNPFEGELFENKLYGRGSCDMKAGLASYLVVIKSLMEKKESLKGSIILQFVADEEMGSNFGMKNLQEFSKIRADLAIVAEPTDNDICIAELGNLWIKLIVKTQDGHAGFAWMYENAIDHSNRVIESFRQAIDTVKSETRDALFPNHPALNIGSIRGGHHPGSVPGYCEALLDIRIRPNETQKHYLALTQKIVKEYLRENQGVQIEITEYLGGGFPPGQTKKIGPLIQQLHDINKLHNGSETLKGFYGGSDAYYFMKNDIPTVVFGPGSLHQAHAVDEFVSLDQYLTYIEILHAFLEQNLA from the coding sequence ATGTCTAATATTATAAATAAGGGCGAAGCTATAAATTTATTAAAAAAACTTATTAGCATTCCAAGCCAGGTAGGTCAAGAAAATGAAAATGGAATGATTGAATTTGTTAGTAGTTTTTTGCACGAATTAGGTCTCAAATACTCAATACATTATACAAGTATTGATAAGCTACATGAAAGGCCAAATTTAATTTGTAAGGTAGATTTTGATGAGGAAGGACCCTGTATAATTTTAAACGGTCATACAGATACTAAACCAGCTTATCAAATTCAAAGTAGTAACAAAAATTGGAGTTTCAATCCTTTTGAAGGAGAACTATTTGAAAATAAGCTTTACGGTCGTGGCTCTTGTGATATGAAAGCAGGTTTAGCTTCCTATTTAGTAGTTATAAAAAGTCTCATGGAAAAGAAGGAAAGTCTTAAAGGGTCGATTATACTCCAATTTGTAGCAGATGAGGAAATGGGAAGTAATTTTGGAATGAAAAATTTACAAGAGTTTTCTAAAATAAGAGCAGATTTAGCAATTGTTGCAGAACCTACTGATAATGATATCTGTATTGCAGAGCTAGGGAATCTGTGGATTAAGCTAATCGTTAAAACTCAAGATGGTCATGCAGGGTTTGCCTGGATGTACGAAAATGCCATTGATCATTCTAATCGCGTTATAGAATCCTTTAGACAAGCAATAGATACAGTTAAAAGTGAAACGCGGGATGCACTCTTTCCGAACCATCCTGCATTAAACATCGGATCTATAAGAGGGGGGCATCATCCGGGAAGTGTTCCAGGTTATTGTGAAGCTTTATTAGACATACGTATTAGGCCAAACGAAACACAAAAGCATTATCTTGCATTAACTCAAAAAATAGTTAAGGAGTACCTAAGAGAAAATCAGGGTGTTCAAATAGAGATAACAGAGTACTTAGGAGGGGGATTTCCTCCGGGGCAAACAAAAAAAATAGGGCCTTTAATTCAACAACTTCATGATATAAATAAATTACATAATGGTTCAGAAACGTTAAAAGGATTTTACGGAGGGTCTGATGCTTATTATTTCATGAAAAATGATATACCAACTGTTGTATTTGGACCAGGTAGTTTACACCAAGCTCATGCTGTGGATGAATTCGTATCGCTAGATCAATATCTAACGTACATTGAGATCTTACATGCATTTTTAGAACAGAATTTAGCGTAA
- a CDS encoding FAD-binding oxidoreductase — MVTNQARLKLYQKDVYFEKNLPSAVIQPNSISELIAIVRECFKSNLSVVIRGAGTSYTGGATPSKDSIVILTTKLNKVYEINIEEEYAIVEPGMVNAELNNILEKYGYHFCPDPISRAVCTVGGNVSQNAGGPNCLYYGVTYDHILGMEVILTNGEIIKVGNIPGSDTNMNLKSLFIGSEGTLGVITKIWVKIVKISTYKQGIKLVCPTTEIATNIVNKLINEGIKPHILEMLAAPALPGSTNIVKDKEIYPTLLISFESESEPELGKKINRFKKVMALFPVEIIPFSDNLMEVRSRLLSSRLKLLRETIPLKSKQYLVDAVVPRSKLLNILNHIEEIALKYQVVILNTFHAGDGNIHPSILYDDSLEERDYLKKITDEILSYCVKLGGSIAAEHGIGLEKRRNLKLMYNENEIRLLRKFKSIFDPNNLLNSDKIFDLEE; from the coding sequence TTGGTAACTAATCAAGCTCGTTTAAAATTGTATCAAAAGGATGTTTACTTTGAAAAAAACTTACCATCAGCTGTAATCCAACCTAATAGTATTTCTGAATTAATTGCAATAGTGAGAGAATGTTTTAAATCAAATCTTTCGGTGGTTATAAGAGGTGCTGGTACAAGCTACACGGGGGGGGCTACTCCTTCAAAGGACTCCATTGTAATTCTCACTACAAAGCTTAACAAAGTATATGAAATTAATATTGAGGAAGAATATGCCATAGTTGAACCAGGGATGGTAAATGCAGAGTTAAATAACATTCTTGAAAAATATGGGTATCATTTTTGTCCAGACCCAATAAGTAGGGCTGTTTGTACTGTTGGAGGAAATGTAAGTCAGAACGCTGGGGGACCTAACTGTTTGTATTATGGTGTTACATATGACCATATTTTGGGGATGGAAGTTATTTTGACGAATGGAGAAATCATTAAGGTTGGGAATATACCAGGTAGTGATACAAATATGAATTTGAAATCCTTATTTATAGGTTCTGAAGGAACACTAGGTGTCATAACTAAAATATGGGTAAAAATTGTTAAGATTTCCACATATAAACAGGGGATAAAACTAGTATGTCCGACTACAGAAATAGCTACTAATATAGTGAATAAATTAATTAACGAAGGGATTAAGCCACACATCTTAGAAATGCTTGCTGCTCCTGCACTTCCTGGCTCTACTAATATAGTAAAAGATAAGGAGATTTATCCTACTCTATTAATTTCTTTTGAAAGTGAAAGTGAACCAGAATTAGGAAAAAAAATTAATAGATTTAAGAAGGTTATGGCTTTGTTTCCTGTTGAAATTATACCATTCTCAGACAATCTTATGGAAGTAAGAAGTAGGCTATTGAGCTCCAGATTAAAATTATTGAGAGAAACTATTCCCCTTAAGTCTAAACAATACCTAGTAGATGCAGTTGTACCAAGAAGCAAATTATTGAATATACTTAACCATATTGAGGAAATAGCTCTTAAATATCAGGTTGTAATTCTAAATACATTTCATGCTGGAGATGGAAATATTCACCCCTCCATTTTATATGATGATTCTCTAGAAGAGAGAGATTATTTAAAGAAAATTACAGATGAAATCCTTTCATATTGTGTGAAATTAGGGGGAAGTATCGCAGCAGAGCACGGAATAGGATTGGAAAAAAGAAGAAATCTTAAACTAATGTATAACGAGAATGAAATACGATTATTAAGAAAATTTAAAAGTATTTTTGATCCTAACAATCTTTTGAATTCTGACAAAATCTTTGATCTAGAGGAATAA